The following proteins are encoded in a genomic region of Micrococcaceae bacterium Sec5.8:
- a CDS encoding response regulator transcription factor translates to MSHHESAEGSGRIRVLLVDDQPLLRMGFRLILEGEDDLSIVGEASDGADAVRQVRALGPDVVLMDVRMPVLDGIEATRAITAAAAHTKIIILTTFDLDEYAFAGLQAGASAFLLKDVAPAELIHAVRVVASGDAVVAPRVTRRLLEAYVRAGAAASDRRAAPGGVRPARDPLLEDLTPRETEMLGAMAEGLSNAEIAHRYFLAEATVKTHVRRILTKLHLRDRVQAVVYAYETGLVVPSNPDY, encoded by the coding sequence ATGAGTCACCATGAATCGGCGGAGGGATCAGGGCGGATCCGCGTACTGCTGGTCGATGACCAGCCACTTCTGCGGATGGGCTTCCGCCTGATCCTTGAGGGCGAGGACGATCTCAGCATTGTTGGCGAGGCGTCCGACGGCGCCGATGCGGTCCGCCAGGTGCGCGCCCTGGGACCTGACGTCGTGCTGATGGATGTGCGGATGCCGGTACTGGATGGAATCGAAGCCACCCGGGCCATCACCGCCGCCGCAGCCCACACGAAGATCATCATCCTCACCACTTTTGACCTGGATGAGTACGCGTTCGCCGGGCTACAGGCCGGCGCGTCAGCGTTCCTGCTCAAAGACGTGGCTCCCGCCGAACTGATCCATGCCGTGCGGGTCGTGGCGAGCGGCGACGCCGTGGTGGCACCGCGCGTCACCCGCCGTCTGCTCGAAGCCTACGTCCGGGCCGGTGCAGCAGCGTCGGACCGGAGGGCCGCCCCCGGCGGGGTCCGGCCCGCCAGGGATCCGCTGCTGGAGGACCTCACCCCGCGTGAAACCGAGATGCTCGGAGCGATGGCGGAGGGGCTCTCCAACGCCGAGATCGCGCACCGGTACTTCCTCGCCGAGGCCACCGTCAAAACACATGTAAGGCGGATCCTTACCAAGCTTCACCTGCGTGACCGGGTCCAGGCAGTGGTCTACGCCTACGAAACCGGCCTGGTGGTGCCAAGCAACCCGGACTACTGA
- a CDS encoding histidine kinase codes for MMDAVPPKDAPAGQADASFAEITARRRGRIRRYLLQHPRAMDAIVVACYLLLVIPTAEGSVRDGVWPVAVLLGAAAAALALRRSHPVAVVAAVAVLELAVTLLHPWGSNVAAGLWFALYSVAAARTRRVALGCLTAATAPLVFLYLVLAVGPLDGRLPDMGVNTPENFQLISSIAAGISISLSNVIATGLGVSVRQRREHEHEVAAWAARATRLGSVTERNRIAREMHDVVAHSLTVMISLSDGAAVVVQKDPARAAVVLAELSRTGRTALADMRRVLGVLREDVTPGQAPREPLAAGDSLAKLLQGFRMAGLPLHYRHTGPSLPDDAAFQLTVYRIVQESLTNALRYGRSLGRVDVVIARNGPRVTIDVIDDGKGTVDDAGAISVQGARDPDRSGGAGQGLAGMLERARIYAGAVQAGRSGDHGWRVHAVLHWNGDNGKQGT; via the coding sequence ATGATGGATGCAGTTCCTCCAAAGGACGCGCCGGCCGGTCAGGCCGACGCGTCCTTTGCGGAGATCACCGCCCGGCGCCGGGGCCGGATCCGGCGTTACCTGCTCCAGCATCCACGCGCCATGGATGCCATCGTTGTGGCCTGCTACCTGCTGCTGGTGATTCCCACCGCCGAGGGATCAGTGCGCGACGGCGTCTGGCCCGTCGCTGTGCTGCTCGGTGCCGCTGCGGCCGCCCTGGCGCTGCGGCGAAGCCACCCGGTGGCAGTAGTGGCTGCCGTGGCGGTCCTTGAATTGGCGGTGACGCTGCTGCATCCGTGGGGTTCGAACGTTGCGGCCGGGCTGTGGTTTGCGCTGTACTCCGTGGCCGCGGCCCGCACCCGCAGGGTCGCGCTGGGGTGCCTGACGGCCGCCACTGCGCCGCTGGTGTTCCTGTATCTGGTGCTTGCCGTGGGTCCGCTGGACGGCAGGCTGCCGGACATGGGGGTGAACACGCCGGAGAACTTCCAGTTGATCAGCAGCATCGCCGCCGGCATCAGCATCTCGCTCTCGAACGTCATAGCCACCGGGCTCGGCGTTTCGGTCCGGCAGCGGCGCGAACATGAGCACGAGGTCGCCGCCTGGGCGGCCCGGGCCACGCGGCTTGGCTCGGTCACGGAACGCAACCGCATTGCCCGGGAAATGCACGACGTCGTGGCACACTCGCTCACAGTCATGATCAGCCTGTCGGATGGGGCCGCCGTCGTGGTTCAAAAAGACCCGGCGAGGGCAGCCGTGGTACTCGCGGAACTTTCCCGCACCGGCCGCACCGCACTGGCGGACATGCGGCGTGTCCTGGGCGTCTTACGCGAAGACGTGACCCCCGGGCAGGCTCCGCGCGAACCGCTCGCGGCGGGGGACAGCCTGGCCAAGCTGCTGCAAGGTTTCCGCATGGCGGGACTTCCGCTGCACTACAGGCACACCGGCCCGTCGCTGCCGGACGACGCCGCGTTCCAGTTGACGGTCTACCGGATCGTGCAGGAGTCGCTGACGAACGCGCTGCGCTACGGCCGTTCGCTGGGCCGCGTGGACGTGGTGATCGCCCGGAACGGTCCGAGGGTCACCATCGACGTCATCGATGACGGCAAGGGCACCGTCGATGACGCCGGCGCCATCAGCGTGCAGGGTGCCCGGGACCCCGACAGGTCAGGGGGCGCCGGGCAAGGCCTTGCGGGCATGCTGGAGCGGGCGCGCATCTACGCGGGCGCGGTGCAGGCGGGTCGGAGCGGCGATCACGGCTGGCGCGTGCACGCCGTGCTGCACTGGAACGGCGACAACGGAAAGCAGGGCACATGA
- a CDS encoding amino acid permease, with protein sequence MQADQQLSKSLKPRHLSMIAIAGVIGAGLFVGSGAAIQQAGPGILVAYMAAGLVVILVMRMLGEMAAANPETGSFSTYADKALGRWAGFSIGWLYAWFWIIVLGIEATAGAAIMHRWVPGIDQWVWALLLMVLLTLTNLGSVKSFGEFEFWFASIKVAAISLFLLFGVAAILGLIPGVPAPGVSNLLNNGGFMPNGPGAVLAGILVVVFSFFGAEIATIAAGESENPVDAVKKAVKSTVWRILVFYIGSIAVVVTLLPWNSASVAKSPYVAVIELFGIPGAGTIMDIVVLTSVLSCLNSGLYTASRMLFSLSRRGDAPRAWMRISRRGVPAAAVLASTVVGFITVGLNYIAPDTVFLFLVNTSGAIALFVWLVIASSQLILRRRMGAAAKDLQLKMWLFPYLTWVAIISIAALLIGMVILETTRESLLLSLALAAVVVGVGVWRYRKHGGKSPAGEPGTSGTETVDAGAAAGPVS encoded by the coding sequence ATGCAGGCTGACCAGCAACTCTCCAAGTCCCTGAAACCCAGGCACTTGTCCATGATTGCCATCGCCGGGGTGATCGGTGCCGGCCTGTTTGTCGGCTCCGGTGCAGCCATTCAGCAGGCCGGACCGGGAATCCTGGTCGCCTACATGGCAGCCGGCCTTGTTGTCATCCTGGTCATGCGGATGCTTGGCGAGATGGCGGCGGCCAACCCGGAAACCGGGTCGTTCTCGACCTATGCGGATAAGGCCTTGGGCCGCTGGGCCGGCTTCAGCATCGGCTGGCTGTACGCCTGGTTCTGGATCATTGTCCTGGGCATCGAGGCCACCGCCGGCGCTGCGATCATGCACCGCTGGGTGCCGGGAATTGACCAGTGGGTCTGGGCCCTGCTGCTGATGGTGTTGCTGACCCTTACCAACCTGGGCTCGGTGAAATCCTTTGGCGAGTTCGAGTTCTGGTTTGCCTCCATCAAGGTTGCGGCCATATCGCTGTTCCTGCTCTTCGGCGTCGCCGCCATCCTGGGCCTGATCCCGGGCGTTCCCGCCCCCGGCGTGAGCAACCTGTTGAACAACGGCGGCTTCATGCCGAACGGTCCGGGCGCCGTGCTGGCCGGCATCCTGGTGGTTGTCTTCTCCTTCTTCGGAGCTGAGATCGCCACCATTGCCGCGGGCGAGTCCGAAAACCCGGTCGACGCCGTCAAGAAGGCCGTGAAATCCACCGTCTGGCGCATCCTCGTCTTCTACATCGGCTCCATCGCGGTAGTGGTCACCCTCCTGCCCTGGAACTCGGCCTCCGTCGCCAAGAGCCCGTACGTTGCTGTCATCGAGCTGTTCGGTATCCCCGGCGCCGGCACCATCATGGACATCGTGGTTCTGACCTCGGTGCTGTCCTGCCTCAACTCCGGCCTCTACACCGCAAGCCGGATGCTGTTCTCCCTCTCCCGCCGTGGCGACGCACCGCGCGCCTGGATGCGGATTTCCAGGCGCGGCGTCCCTGCTGCAGCCGTCCTGGCCTCCACTGTGGTCGGCTTCATCACTGTGGGACTGAACTACATCGCCCCCGACACCGTTTTCCTGTTCCTGGTCAACACCTCAGGAGCCATCGCCTTGTTCGTCTGGCTGGTGATCGCAAGCTCGCAATTGATCCTGCGGCGCCGAATGGGAGCCGCGGCCAAGGACCTGCAGCTCAAGATGTGGCTCTTCCCCTACCTGACCTGGGTGGCCATCATCAGCATCGCCGCCCTGCTGATCGGCATGGTCATCCTGGAGACCACCCGCGAATCACTGCTCCTCTCGCTGGCCCTCGCCGCCGTCGTGGTCGGGGTGGGCGTATGGCGTTACCGGAAGCACGGCGGAAAGTCCCCGGCCGGCGAGCCGGGAACCTCCGGGACCGAGACGGTTGATGCCGGCGCGGCTGCCGGCCCGGTGTCCTAA
- a CDS encoding M18 family aminopeptidase, protein MPFQTNAAAHIQDLGAYVTASPSSFHAVHEAARRLNGAGFTALDELQHWDLPAGAGKFYVIRDGAIIAWVTPETAGPTTGFNILGAHTDSPSFKLKPRPTTGKFGWLQAGVEVYGGPLLNSWLDRELQLAGRLVMVDGTEHLTATGPLLRFPQLAIHLDRAVNEGLALDKQQHMNPVYGLGDPAANDLLGLLAARVAGADVDAALIGGYDVVIADTQAPAVFGANGEFFASGRLDNLSATHAGLTALIDHADAPLPPGAPIAVLAAFDHEEIGSASRSGASGPILEDVLVRISDGLGATASQRRQALAASFCVSADAGHAVHPNYPERHDPANRPALNGGPLLKINANQRYATDATGAALWARLCAGAGIPYQEFVSNNVMPCGSTIGPLTATRLGIRTVDVGVPLLSMHSARELCGVEDPHRLARVTALFFRTAA, encoded by the coding sequence ATGCCCTTCCAGACCAATGCCGCAGCCCACATCCAAGACCTCGGCGCGTACGTCACCGCGTCACCGTCGAGCTTCCACGCCGTCCACGAAGCCGCCCGCCGGCTGAACGGCGCAGGATTCACCGCCCTTGATGAGCTGCAGCACTGGGACCTGCCCGCCGGCGCCGGGAAGTTTTATGTCATCCGCGACGGCGCCATCATCGCCTGGGTCACGCCGGAGACGGCCGGTCCCACCACCGGGTTCAACATCCTCGGAGCCCACACGGACTCCCCCTCGTTCAAGCTCAAACCCAGACCCACCACCGGCAAATTCGGCTGGCTGCAGGCTGGCGTCGAGGTGTACGGCGGACCGTTGCTGAACTCCTGGCTGGACCGGGAACTGCAGCTCGCCGGACGCCTGGTGATGGTGGACGGCACCGAGCACCTCACCGCCACCGGGCCGCTGCTGCGGTTCCCGCAGCTCGCCATCCACCTGGACCGTGCCGTGAACGAGGGGCTGGCCCTGGACAAGCAGCAGCATATGAACCCGGTCTATGGCCTGGGGGACCCTGCCGCTAACGACCTGCTGGGCCTGCTGGCGGCCCGGGTGGCCGGCGCGGATGTTGACGCTGCCCTGATCGGCGGCTACGACGTCGTCATCGCCGACACCCAGGCACCCGCTGTCTTCGGCGCGAACGGTGAGTTCTTCGCCTCCGGTCGGCTGGACAACCTGTCGGCGACCCATGCCGGGCTGACCGCACTGATAGACCACGCCGACGCGCCGCTGCCTCCGGGGGCGCCGATCGCCGTTCTGGCCGCTTTCGATCATGAGGAGATCGGCTCCGCCTCCCGGTCCGGCGCGAGCGGTCCCATCCTCGAAGACGTGCTGGTGCGCATTTCCGACGGCCTGGGCGCCACGGCGAGCCAGCGGCGGCAGGCTTTGGCGGCGTCGTTCTGCGTTTCCGCCGACGCCGGTCATGCCGTCCATCCCAACTACCCCGAACGGCACGATCCGGCTAACCGGCCGGCTTTGAACGGCGGCCCGCTGCTGAAGATCAACGCCAACCAGCGCTACGCCACGGATGCCACGGGGGCAGCCCTCTGGGCGCGGCTGTGCGCCGGCGCCGGCATTCCTTACCAGGAGTTCGTCTCCAACAACGTGATGCCCTGCGGCTCCACGATCGGCCCGCTGACCGCCACCCGCCTCGGGATCCGGACAGTCGACGTCGGTGTGCCCCTCCTGTCGATGCATTCGGCCCGGGAACTGTGCGGGGTCGAGGACCCGCACCGGCTCGCGAGGGTGACCGCGTTGTTCTTCCGCACGGCGGCGTAG